A single genomic interval of Neisseria leonii harbors:
- the rep gene encoding DNA helicase Rep: protein MKLNPQQQQAVHYLGGPLFVLAGAGSGKTRVITEKIAYMITQAGYLPHTVAAITFTNKAAKEMQERIGRMLNKKQTRGLTVCTFHSLGMKMLREDAEYAGLKKNFSILDAADSAKIIGEIVQTAGREQIFHAQHQISLWKNDLKTPEQALSEAQNDWERQTALAYAAYQTTLQHYQAVDFDDLIRLPTLLLRDHSTLRHKWQLRLRYLLVDECQDTNTCQYALMRLLTGAEGMFTAVGDDDQSIYAWRGANMENLRLLQTDYPQLKIIKLEQNYRSTARILKIANQVIQNNPKLFPKTLWSQLGQGEPVKVVACQSEQHEAEWVVSQIVKQKLVGGDKTAYADFAILYRGNHQARAFEEALRAARVPYRISGGQSFFDKAEIKDVLAYIRLIANPEDDPAFLRAVTTPKRGIGDTTLGKLNDYAKRCGCSLFGAARSMKALEDIGGKSRDSLIQFMHLMQHCRQRAPHDAADGIMQDLLAEIGYEAHLLNSEEGKAGEIKWRNVQDLCDWIGRKSREDGKTLLETAQTLALMTLLEGRDDEETDAVKMSTLHASKGLEYPFVFLVGCEEGLFPHADSVEAGNLEEERRLMYVGITRAKRQLTLTHCIKRKRAGSWQFPEPSRFIDEMPQEDLKILGRKGGEPVVSKEEGKSRLSEMRALLAAKKQAEG from the coding sequence ATGAAACTCAATCCCCAACAGCAGCAGGCCGTCCACTATTTGGGCGGGCCGCTTTTCGTTCTGGCCGGTGCGGGCAGCGGCAAAACCCGCGTCATCACCGAAAAAATCGCCTATATGATTACACAGGCGGGCTACCTGCCGCACACCGTCGCCGCCATCACGTTCACCAACAAAGCGGCCAAAGAAATGCAGGAACGCATCGGCCGGATGCTGAACAAAAAGCAGACACGCGGCCTCACCGTCTGCACCTTTCATTCGCTGGGCATGAAAATGCTGCGCGAAGATGCCGAATATGCCGGGCTGAAAAAAAACTTTTCCATTCTCGATGCGGCCGACAGTGCCAAAATCATCGGCGAAATCGTCCAAACCGCCGGGCGCGAGCAGATTTTCCACGCCCAGCACCAAATCTCGCTGTGGAAAAACGACCTCAAAACGCCCGAGCAGGCCCTATCCGAAGCACAAAACGACTGGGAGCGGCAGACTGCCCTGGCCTACGCCGCCTACCAAACCACATTGCAGCATTATCAGGCGGTGGATTTCGACGACTTAATCCGTCTGCCCACCCTGCTTTTGCGCGATCACAGCACCTTGCGCCACAAATGGCAATTGCGCCTGCGCTATCTTCTGGTAGATGAGTGTCAGGATACCAACACCTGCCAATACGCTCTGATGCGCCTGCTCACCGGTGCCGAAGGTATGTTTACCGCCGTGGGCGACGACGACCAGTCCATCTATGCCTGGCGCGGCGCGAATATGGAAAACCTGCGGCTTTTGCAGACCGACTATCCCCAGCTCAAAATCATCAAGCTCGAACAGAACTACCGCTCCACCGCGCGGATTTTAAAAATCGCCAACCAAGTGATACAGAACAATCCCAAGCTGTTTCCCAAAACCCTGTGGTCGCAGCTGGGACAAGGCGAGCCGGTGAAAGTTGTGGCCTGCCAGAGCGAGCAGCACGAAGCCGAATGGGTCGTCAGCCAGATTGTGAAACAGAAACTGGTGGGCGGCGACAAAACCGCCTATGCCGATTTCGCCATTCTTTATCGGGGCAACCATCAGGCACGCGCCTTTGAAGAAGCCCTGCGTGCCGCGCGTGTACCATACCGCATTTCGGGCGGGCAGAGTTTTTTCGACAAAGCCGAAATCAAAGATGTGCTGGCCTATATCCGCCTGATTGCCAACCCCGAAGACGACCCCGCCTTTCTGCGTGCTGTTACCACACCGAAGCGCGGCATCGGTGATACTACGCTGGGCAAACTCAACGATTATGCCAAACGCTGCGGCTGCTCTCTGTTCGGGGCCGCCCGTTCGATGAAGGCATTGGAAGACATCGGCGGCAAAAGCCGCGACAGCCTGATACAGTTTATGCACCTGATGCAGCACTGCCGCCAACGTGCCCCGCATGATGCGGCAGACGGCATCATGCAGGATTTATTGGCCGAAATCGGCTACGAAGCGCACCTGCTGAACAGCGAAGAAGGCAAAGCGGGCGAAATCAAATGGCGCAACGTGCAGGATTTGTGCGACTGGATCGGCCGCAAAAGCCGCGAAGACGGTAAAACATTATTGGAAACCGCACAGACATTGGCCTTGATGACGCTGCTGGAAGGGCGGGACGATGAAGAAACCGATGCGGTCAAAATGTCCACCCTGCACGCTTCCAAAGGTTTGGAATATCCGTTTGTCTTTCTGGTCGGCTGCGAAGAAGGTCTGTTTCCGCATGCCGACAGCGTAGAAGCAGGCAATCTGGAAGAGGAACGCCGTCTGATGTATGTCGGTATTACCCGCGCCAAACGCCAACTCACGCTGACCCACTGCATCAAGCGCAAACGGGCGGGCAGCTGGCAGTTTCCCGAACCCAGCCGCTTTATCGACGAAATGCCGCAGGAAGATTTGAAAATTCTCGGCCGCAAAGGCGGCGAACCCGTGGTGAGCAAAGAAGAAGGCAAAAGCCGCCTGTCCGAAATGCGCGCGCTGCTGGCGGCGAAAAAACAGGCGGAGGGCTGA
- a CDS encoding SDR family oxidoreductase has protein sequence MTAQAFLQQRVFIVTGAASGIGRALSRRLLDAGHCVCACDIDAETLAAVYPDSAHCLAIPLDVRMYSAWQAAVEQVVGRWGRVDVLCNIAGILQDNWVVDVQPGEIDRHLDINTKGVMLGMHSVLPHMTAQGGGHIVNMASMAGIAAIPGLALYSASKFAVRAYSLAAAVELAPKGIVVSVVCPDAVQTPMLDRQRGRLQTALTFSGGRILTADDIAEALMTRVFPHRPVELALPSARGWLAKLSNTFVGLTAYLVPKLQQKGLRRQHTHPHQE, from the coding sequence ATGACGGCACAGGCGTTTTTGCAGCAGAGGGTGTTCATCGTAACCGGTGCGGCATCGGGCATCGGGCGGGCATTGAGCCGCCGCCTGCTGGACGCGGGGCATTGCGTGTGTGCCTGCGATATTGATGCAGAAACCTTGGCAGCCGTATATCCGGACAGTGCGCACTGCCTGGCCATACCGCTCGATGTGCGTATGTACAGCGCATGGCAGGCAGCCGTGGAGCAGGTAGTCGGCCGCTGGGGGCGGGTGGATGTTTTGTGCAATATTGCCGGTATTTTGCAGGACAACTGGGTGGTAGATGTACAGCCCGGGGAAATCGACCGCCATTTGGACATCAATACCAAAGGCGTGATGCTCGGTATGCACAGTGTTCTGCCGCACATGACGGCGCAGGGCGGCGGGCATATTGTCAATATGGCTTCGATGGCGGGCATCGCCGCCATTCCGGGGCTGGCACTGTACAGCGCGAGCAAGTTTGCCGTACGCGCCTATTCGCTGGCCGCAGCCGTCGAGCTGGCACCGAAGGGGATCGTGGTCAGCGTGGTGTGCCCCGATGCCGTGCAGACGCCGATGCTGGACAGGCAGAGGGGCCGTCTGCAAACCGCGCTGACTTTTTCGGGCGGCCGTATTCTGACGGCGGACGACATCGCCGAAGCACTGATGACGCGGGTGTTTCCCCATCGCCCCGTCGAGCTGGCACTGCCGTCCGCCCGGGGGTGGCTGGCCAAACTGTCCAACACATTTGTCGGACTGACGGCGTACCTGGTGCCGAAATTGCAGCAAAAGGGTCTGAGGCGGCAGCACACGCATCCGCATCAGGAATAA
- a CDS encoding class 1 fructose-bisphosphatase: MTNFTRFLPQHLAEHRLPESLGSVLFSLVSACRDISGKVRLGALAGVLGEAGSGNVQGEAQKKLDVIANDMLVAALKSHPFVGGLASEEEDDFVACGGRGYLVLFDPLDGSSNIDVNISVGTIFSILAQPEGRLNTAAFLQNGRSQLASGYVLYGPQTQLVLTVKHGVFVFTLDETGEFVLTRERPQIAPHTQEFAVNASNRRHWFAPVRQYIDELLAGDTGCRGKNYNMRWVASMVAEVHRILMRGGVFLYPQDARDPDKPGKLRLMYEANPMALLIEQAGGACSDTRLPMLDVVPEKLHQRVPVVLGSREEVDQLVRLHG, encoded by the coding sequence ATGACGAATTTTACCCGTTTCCTGCCGCAGCATCTGGCCGAGCACCGCCTGCCGGAGAGTTTGGGCAGCGTTTTATTTTCCCTGGTTTCCGCCTGCCGCGACATCAGCGGCAAGGTCCGTCTGGGCGCGCTGGCCGGTGTATTGGGCGAAGCGGGCAGCGGCAATGTTCAGGGCGAGGCACAGAAAAAACTGGATGTCATCGCCAACGACATGCTGGTTGCAGCACTGAAATCCCATCCCTTTGTCGGCGGCTTGGCCAGCGAGGAAGAAGATGATTTTGTCGCCTGTGGCGGCCGCGGCTATCTGGTTTTGTTCGACCCGCTGGACGGTTCGTCCAATATCGATGTCAATATTTCCGTGGGTACCATTTTCTCCATACTCGCCCAACCCGAAGGCCGCCTGAATACCGCCGCCTTCCTGCAAAACGGCCGCAGCCAGCTGGCATCGGGCTATGTGCTGTACGGCCCGCAAACCCAATTGGTGCTGACCGTCAAACACGGCGTGTTCGTTTTCACGCTGGACGAAACCGGTGAATTTGTCCTCACCCGCGAACGGCCGCAGATTGCGCCGCACACACAGGAATTTGCCGTCAATGCGTCCAACCGCCGCCACTGGTTCGCGCCGGTGCGCCAGTACATCGACGAACTGCTGGCCGGCGACACCGGCTGCCGGGGCAAAAACTACAATATGCGCTGGGTGGCGAGCATGGTGGCCGAAGTGCACCGCATTCTGATGCGCGGCGGCGTTTTCCTTTACCCGCAGGACGCGCGCGATCCCGACAAACCGGGCAAACTGCGCCTGATGTACGAAGCCAATCCGATGGCACTGTTAATCGAACAGGCAGGCGGCGCGTGCAGCGATACGCGCCTGCCCATGCTCGATGTCGTACCGGAAAAACTGCACCAGCGCGTACCCGTGGTTTTGGGCAGCCGCGAAGAAGTGGATCAGCTCGTCCGTCTGCACGGCTGA
- a CDS encoding methylated-DNA--[protein]-cysteine S-methyltransferase has product MMFYPALYAAPFGPMTLTFDRSGLLTALDLHGHEADAPYPLPECWRQRLDGYFSGRLKSFDCPPSSDGTPFQRRVWQAIAAIPYGSVRTYQDIACEIGSHPRAVGAACGKNPLALVVPCHRVIAKNGLGGFSSGGSRALAVKRWLLRHEGIILADE; this is encoded by the coding sequence ATGATGTTTTACCCCGCCCTTTATGCCGCCCCGTTCGGCCCTATGACCCTGACGTTCGACCGCAGCGGTTTGCTGACTGCGCTGGATCTGCACGGTCATGAGGCCGATGCACCCTATCCTTTGCCCGAATGCTGGCGGCAGAGGCTGGACGGTTATTTTTCAGGCCGTCTGAAATCTTTCGACTGCCCGCCTTCTTCGGACGGCACGCCGTTTCAGCGCCGTGTGTGGCAGGCCATTGCCGCCATTCCCTACGGCAGTGTCCGAACTTATCAGGACATCGCTTGCGAAATCGGCAGCCACCCGCGCGCGGTGGGGGCGGCCTGCGGCAAAAATCCGCTGGCGCTGGTGGTGCCGTGCCACCGTGTGATCGCGAAAAACGGCTTGGGCGGTTTTTCCAGCGGCGGCAGCCGGGCATTGGCCGTCAAACGCTGGCTGCTGAGGCATGAGGGTATCATCTTGGCGGACGAATGA
- the grxD gene encoding Grx4 family monothiol glutaredoxin produces MSIQEQIKEVVTAHRVVLFMKGDKQFPQCGFSSRAVQLLKAAGCEDFVTVNVLEHDEVRQGIKEYSDWPTIPQLYVNGEFVGGSDIMMEMYEAGELQTLLNA; encoded by the coding sequence ATGAGCATTCAAGAACAGATTAAAGAAGTCGTTACCGCCCACCGCGTCGTGCTGTTTATGAAAGGCGACAAACAGTTTCCGCAATGCGGCTTTTCTTCCCGCGCGGTACAGCTTTTAAAAGCGGCCGGTTGCGAAGATTTTGTGACCGTCAATGTTTTGGAACACGACGAAGTGCGCCAAGGCATCAAAGAATATTCCGACTGGCCGACCATTCCGCAACTTTATGTCAACGGCGAATTTGTCGGCGGTTCCGACATCATGATGGAAATGTACGAAGCGGGCGAGCTGCAAACCCTGCTCAACGCCTGA
- a CDS encoding site-specific recombinase, with the protein MPARLTEKKLPQFVAEKVAANQAFELLYGVSGWLRRGGRRHASARLAAVTALLADDPQLARKTAVLLCQWLCSVRLYPLLISSGIFSRNGFGREMRERLYERINPSFKDVKDLRGVFALIFHRPDDTVWLDAIALRDWLALLDLLRCHLTEHERNTAANYVRLEGLYAVEMLSIWVAAEELDPDLIRLDNSLLDVDSPFVALKREVVYWVEALRRSEVYDVAHLNVMLDQCRTQVERLRRRGTGAGTGSSLNVAHLLERLDQTLARLTMLMAVFGKKQLPPRRILLLTTVLARATAEQNSISRLWAGSVRMLSRSITHNTGDHGEHYITRNQKEYLSMLYSAAGGGVLIALMSLNKIYLGGIIDNRFWLGMAEGLNYGLGFALIFMLGFTVATKQPAMTAAHFAAVVESKDQSRGVDMKLAQLLVDVLRSQSVAVFGNVFVAVSVAALIAAGFAYRTGMPLLDTAEVAYQLKAVDIFQPTLWYAAIAGVWLFCSGIISGFFDNRCDYLNLRMRLREHPLLKLLLPAGWRAKFADYAHENYGSIMGNIGFGMLLGLTGAVGHATGLPLDIRHVAFSSANVGYAAVSGSLPWYIFLQSLLFVLAIGAVNLWVSFSITLWVALRSRETKMISWWRVLRNVGQIARQRPLSLFLPLQLEEEKGAAKKTED; encoded by the coding sequence ATGCCCGCTCGTTTGACGGAAAAAAAGCTGCCTCAGTTTGTGGCGGAAAAAGTGGCGGCCAATCAGGCTTTTGAACTGCTGTACGGCGTGAGCGGCTGGCTGCGGCGGGGCGGCCGCAGGCACGCTTCCGCCCGTTTGGCGGCGGTAACGGCACTGCTGGCGGACGATCCGCAGCTGGCGCGCAAAACTGCCGTACTGCTGTGCCAATGGCTGTGCAGTGTGCGCCTGTATCCGCTCTTGATCAGCAGCGGTATTTTCTCGCGCAACGGTTTCGGCCGCGAAATGCGCGAGCGGCTTTATGAGCGCATCAATCCTTCGTTTAAGGATGTCAAAGACCTGCGCGGTGTCTTCGCGCTGATTTTCCACCGCCCCGACGATACGGTCTGGCTCGATGCTATCGCCCTGCGCGACTGGCTTGCGCTGCTGGATCTGCTGCGCTGCCATCTGACCGAACACGAGCGAAATACGGCGGCCAATTATGTGCGGCTGGAAGGGCTGTATGCGGTGGAAATGTTGTCGATTTGGGTGGCGGCCGAAGAATTGGATCCCGATTTGATCCGTTTGGACAACAGCCTGCTGGACGTGGATTCGCCGTTTGTCGCACTCAAACGCGAAGTGGTGTATTGGGTGGAGGCACTGCGGCGGAGCGAAGTATATGATGTGGCGCATCTGAATGTGATGCTCGATCAGTGCCGCACGCAGGTGGAGCGTCTGCGCCGTCGCGGGACGGGAGCGGGGACGGGGTCGTCGCTCAATGTCGCCCACCTTTTGGAGCGGCTTGATCAGACGCTGGCGCGGCTGACGATGCTGATGGCGGTTTTCGGCAAAAAACAACTGCCCCCGCGCCGCATACTGCTGCTGACTACTGTGCTGGCACGTGCTACGGCCGAGCAGAACAGCATTTCGCGCCTGTGGGCGGGCAGCGTGCGTATGCTCTCGCGATCGATTACCCACAATACGGGCGATCACGGCGAGCATTACATCACGCGCAATCAGAAAGAATACCTGAGCATGCTGTATTCGGCGGCAGGCGGCGGGGTATTGATTGCGCTGATGTCGCTCAACAAAATTTATCTGGGCGGCATTATCGACAACCGCTTCTGGCTGGGTATGGCCGAAGGCTTGAACTACGGCTTGGGCTTCGCGCTGATTTTTATGCTCGGTTTCACGGTGGCCACCAAGCAGCCCGCGATGACGGCTGCCCATTTCGCTGCTGTGGTCGAGAGCAAAGACCAGAGCAGGGGGGTGGATATGAAACTGGCGCAGCTTCTGGTGGACGTATTGCGTTCTCAGAGTGTGGCAGTATTCGGCAATGTTTTTGTGGCGGTCAGTGTGGCCGCGCTGATTGCCGCCGGTTTTGCCTACCGTACCGGTATGCCGCTGCTGGATACGGCCGAAGTGGCATACCAGCTCAAAGCGGTCGATATTTTCCAGCCGACTTTGTGGTATGCCGCCATTGCCGGCGTATGGCTGTTCTGTTCCGGTATTATTTCCGGCTTTTTCGACAACCGCTGCGACTATCTCAATCTGAGAATGCGGCTGCGCGAGCACCCGCTGCTCAAACTGCTGCTGCCTGCCGGTTGGCGCGCCAAATTTGCCGATTATGCGCATGAAAACTACGGTTCGATTATGGGGAATATCGGCTTCGGTATGCTGCTGGGGCTGACCGGTGCCGTCGGCCACGCCACCGGCCTGCCGCTGGACATCCGCCATGTGGCTTTTTCTTCGGCCAACGTGGGTTATGCCGCTGTCAGCGGCAGCCTGCCGTGGTATATTTTTCTGCAAAGTCTGCTGTTTGTTTTGGCCATCGGCGCGGTCAATCTGTGGGTCAGTTTTTCGATTACGCTGTGGGTGGCACTGCGTTCGCGCGAAACCAAAATGATCAGTTGGTGGCGCGTTTTGCGCAATGTCGGCCAGATTGCCCGCCAGCGGCCGCTCAGCCTGTTTCTGCCCTTGCAGTTGGAAGAAGAAAAAGGCGCGGCGAAAAAAACGGAAGATTGA
- the recN gene encoding DNA repair protein RecN, which yields MLQALSLRDFVIVDQLDLDFDSGFTVLTGETGAGKSITLDAIGLLLGDKADFGQVRSGAAEARLSAVFDISGLPDLQQELYAAGLLEEGAEELSIRRLIDAKGKSRSFINHQAATLAQLKSIGSRLIDIHGQNAHQSLNQEHTQRTLLDAFAGAETQAETVKTAYHHWKQAEKALADAQSRQESVEVERERLQWQADELSSLNLQAGEWEELGSRHDTLAHAADLIQTAEAVENLINGDNGLQDMVYRCQKSLQALSHIEPRFEESLNLLSAVEAELGEAAANMRAVSGNTDLDPAELAAQEARLSELMAVARKYRVQPENLPAKQQEIADALALLEAGADTEALAARAAQCRTEYTAQAEALSRLRRDAAERLGRETAAQMQHLAMNGAQFEIALLPVEPSAAGLEQVQYRVAANPGSPLRPLNKVASGGELARISLALQVVASQYTRVPTLIFDEVDTGIGGGVAEIVGKALRALGSRHQVLAVTHLPQVAACGENHWQVSKAVQDGQTVSRIRTLNRGERVEEIARMLGGEVITELSRHHAAELLDHAGSGHA from the coding sequence ATGCTGCAAGCCCTTTCCCTACGCGATTTCGTTATCGTCGATCAACTTGATCTGGATTTCGACAGCGGCTTTACCGTACTGACCGGCGAAACCGGTGCGGGCAAATCGATTACGCTCGATGCCATCGGCCTGCTGCTGGGCGATAAGGCCGATTTCGGCCAAGTCCGCAGCGGCGCGGCGGAAGCGCGTCTCTCCGCCGTATTCGACATCAGCGGCCTGCCCGATTTACAGCAGGAGCTGTACGCTGCCGGGCTGTTGGAGGAAGGGGCGGAAGAATTATCGATCCGCCGCCTGATTGATGCCAAAGGCAAAAGCCGCAGTTTTATCAACCATCAGGCGGCGACACTCGCCCAGCTCAAAAGCATCGGCAGCCGCCTGATCGATATTCACGGTCAAAACGCCCATCAGTCCCTCAATCAGGAACACACCCAACGCACCCTGCTCGATGCGTTTGCCGGTGCTGAAACGCAGGCCGAAACGGTCAAAACCGCCTATCATCACTGGAAGCAGGCCGAAAAAGCCTTGGCCGACGCACAGTCGCGGCAGGAGAGTGTGGAAGTCGAACGCGAACGGCTGCAATGGCAGGCAGACGAACTGTCATCACTCAATCTTCAAGCGGGAGAATGGGAAGAGCTCGGCAGCCGCCACGATACGCTGGCGCACGCCGCCGATCTGATTCAGACGGCAGAAGCCGTTGAAAATCTGATTAACGGCGACAACGGTTTGCAGGATATGGTTTACCGCTGCCAAAAATCCTTACAGGCTTTGAGCCATATCGAGCCGCGCTTTGAAGAAAGCCTGAATCTGCTCTCGGCCGTCGAAGCGGAATTGGGCGAAGCCGCCGCCAATATGCGCGCCGTATCGGGCAATACCGACCTTGACCCCGCCGAATTGGCCGCTCAGGAAGCGCGCTTGTCCGAGCTGATGGCGGTGGCGCGCAAATATCGGGTTCAGCCGGAAAACCTGCCTGCCAAACAGCAGGAAATTGCCGATGCCCTCGCCCTGCTGGAAGCCGGTGCCGATACGGAAGCTTTGGCCGCCCGCGCCGCCCAATGCCGTACCGAATATACAGCACAGGCCGAAGCCCTTTCCCGCCTGCGCCGCGATGCGGCCGAACGTCTCGGCCGCGAAACCGCCGCCCAAATGCAGCATCTGGCCATGAACGGCGCACAGTTTGAAATCGCGCTGCTGCCTGTCGAGCCGTCCGCTGCCGGATTGGAACAGGTTCAATACCGAGTGGCCGCCAACCCCGGTTCGCCGCTGCGCCCGCTGAACAAGGTCGCTTCCGGCGGCGAGTTGGCGCGCATCAGTCTGGCCTTGCAGGTGGTCGCCAGCCAATATACCCGTGTGCCGACTCTGATTTTCGACGAAGTGGATACCGGCATCGGCGGCGGTGTCGCCGAAATAGTGGGCAAAGCCCTGCGTGCTTTGGGCAGCCGCCATCAGGTGTTGGCGGTTACCCATCTGCCGCAAGTGGCCGCCTGCGGCGAAAACCACTGGCAGGTCAGCAAAGCGGTACAGGACGGCCAAACCGTCAGCCGAATCCGCACCCTGAACCGCGGTGAGCGCGTCGAAGAAATCGCCCGTATGCTCGGCGGCGAAGTCATCACGGAATTGTCGCGCCATCATGCGGCAGAGCTGCTGGATCATGCCGGAAGCGGCCATGCTTGA
- the truC gene encoding tRNA pseudouridine(65) synthase TruC: MLDILYRDDDCIAVNKPAGMLVHRSWISSGESVFVMQTLRDQIGQHVFPVHRLDRPTSGVLLFALNSSAARYLSLQFERHETVKRYWAVVRGWPREDSGRIDYPLTVILDKIADIHAAPDKIPQTAVTDWRVLARTEQPFQSALRYPTSRYAWLELTPHTGRKHQLRRHLKHIFHPIVGDTNYGDLRQNHAVVCHTGIRRLMLHARSLQFNRPDNGCPCTITAPPDNAWRDLMQSFGWPADG; encoded by the coding sequence ATGCTTGATATTCTGTACCGCGACGATGACTGCATCGCCGTCAATAAACCCGCCGGTATGCTGGTGCACCGCAGTTGGATCAGCAGCGGCGAAAGCGTTTTTGTCATGCAGACCCTGCGCGATCAAATCGGGCAGCACGTTTTTCCCGTCCACCGCCTCGACCGCCCCACTTCCGGCGTTCTGCTGTTCGCCCTAAACAGCTCCGCCGCACGGTATTTGAGCCTGCAATTCGAGCGGCACGAAACCGTCAAACGCTATTGGGCGGTGGTTCGCGGCTGGCCGCGCGAAGACAGCGGCCGCATCGATTATCCGCTCACCGTCATTTTGGACAAAATCGCCGATATTCATGCCGCGCCGGACAAAATCCCGCAAACCGCCGTAACCGACTGGCGTGTGCTTGCCCGTACTGAACAGCCGTTCCAATCCGCCCTGCGTTATCCCACTTCGCGCTATGCCTGGCTGGAACTGACACCGCATACCGGCCGCAAACATCAGTTGCGCCGCCACCTCAAACATATTTTCCACCCCATTGTCGGCGACACCAATTACGGCGATTTGCGCCAAAACCATGCCGTTGTCTGCCATACCGGTATCCGCCGCCTGATGCTGCACGCCCGCAGCCTGCAATTCAACCGGCCGGACAACGGCTGCCCCTGCACCATCACCGCCCCGCCCGATAACGCCTGGCGGGATCTGATGCAGTCGTTCGGCTGGCCGGCCGACGGCTGA
- the xerD gene encoding site-specific tyrosine recombinase XerD — translation MNTLIERLLEHLWLQERLSENTLNGYRRDLEKVARRLAANGFDWLSADETALAAAVYHAEESPRSQARALSACKRLYRWLADTGRCDKPPTARLRAPKHHDKLPDIISESQIDTLLNAPDTATAHGLRDKALLEVMYATGLRVSEAVKLSLNEINLEKGLVNTVGKGNKQRLVPMGAEAVYWLTRYLNEARPALLKGSRCDAVFVSQKKCAVSRQLAWLIVEKYAAAAGIARLSPHGLRHAFATHLVNNGADLRVVQMLLGHADIGTTQIYTHVANERLKHIVAEHHPRG, via the coding sequence ATGAATACGCTGATCGAACGCCTGCTCGAACATCTCTGGTTGCAGGAGCGATTAAGTGAAAATACGTTGAACGGCTACCGGCGCGATTTGGAAAAAGTGGCGCGCCGTCTGGCCGCAAACGGTTTCGATTGGCTGAGTGCCGACGAAACCGCTTTGGCCGCTGCGGTTTATCATGCAGAAGAGTCGCCGCGCTCGCAGGCACGCGCCTTATCCGCCTGCAAGCGGCTCTACCGCTGGCTGGCCGACACCGGCCGCTGCGACAAGCCGCCCACCGCCCGTCTGCGCGCGCCCAAACACCATGACAAACTGCCGGACATCATCAGCGAAAGCCAAATCGACACCCTGCTCAATGCCCCCGATACGGCAACGGCGCACGGCCTGCGCGACAAAGCCCTGCTCGAAGTCATGTACGCCACCGGGCTGCGTGTCAGCGAAGCCGTCAAACTTTCTCTGAACGAAATCAATCTGGAAAAAGGTTTGGTCAATACCGTCGGCAAAGGCAATAAACAGCGGCTGGTGCCGATGGGGGCGGAAGCCGTTTACTGGCTGACCCGCTACCTGAACGAAGCGCGCCCCGCCCTGCTCAAAGGCAGCCGCTGCGATGCGGTGTTTGTCAGCCAGAAAAAATGTGCCGTCAGCCGCCAGCTTGCGTGGCTGATTGTGGAAAAATACGCCGCCGCCGCCGGTATCGCCCGCCTGAGTCCGCACGGGCTGCGCCATGCGTTTGCCACCCATCTGGTCAATAACGGTGCCGACCTGCGCGTGGTGCAGATGCTGCTCGGCCATGCCGATATCGGTACCACCCAAATCTATACCCATGTCGCCAACGAACGGCTCAAACACATCGTCGCCGAACACCACCCGCGCGGCTAG
- a CDS encoding DMT family transporter — MTVFKPYFFLVTPPLLWAGNMLVGRAVRDDILPLSLSFGRWVIALLVLLPFALPHIRRDLPHYRSQWPLIAATAVTGCAAFNTLVYTGLHSTTGTNAILLNSCIPVLILLFGALFYRQPLHGRRIAGLAVSLTGVALIILRADWQNLVRLQFNPGDLWVLAAVVCWALYTLWMKRIDPAVNRTGLTAVQIVIALAVLLPFWLWETARYGLPQPSPDALLALAYVGLLPSVVAYLCYNAAIAHFGPVRAGLSIHLMPVFGTLMAVGLLGETLYAYHLLGIGAIFAGILLSSRTAP; from the coding sequence ATGACTGTTTTCAAACCTTATTTTTTCCTGGTAACCCCGCCCCTGCTGTGGGCGGGCAATATGCTGGTCGGACGCGCCGTGCGCGACGATATTCTGCCGCTGTCGCTTTCATTCGGCCGCTGGGTCATCGCCCTGTTGGTACTGCTGCCTTTCGCCCTGCCCCATATCCGCCGCGACCTGCCGCACTACCGCAGTCAGTGGCCGCTGATTGCCGCCACCGCCGTAACGGGCTGCGCAGCGTTCAACACGTTGGTTTACACCGGCCTGCACAGCACCACCGGCACCAATGCCATTCTGCTCAACTCCTGCATTCCCGTACTGATTCTGCTGTTCGGTGCGCTGTTTTACCGCCAGCCGCTGCACGGCCGCCGAATTGCCGGTTTGGCCGTTTCGCTGACCGGCGTGGCACTGATTATCCTGCGTGCCGACTGGCAGAATCTGGTGCGCCTGCAATTCAACCCCGGCGATTTGTGGGTGCTGGCCGCCGTCGTCTGCTGGGCACTCTATACCCTGTGGATGAAGCGCATCGACCCCGCCGTCAACCGCACCGGCCTGACTGCCGTGCAGATTGTCATCGCCCTTGCCGTACTGCTGCCGTTCTGGCTGTGGGAAACCGCCCGATACGGCCTGCCTCAGCCCTCGCCCGATGCGCTGCTCGCGCTGGCCTATGTCGGGCTGCTGCCCTCGGTAGTGGCCTATTTGTGCTACAACGCGGCCATCGCCCACTTCGGCCCCGTGCGCGCCGGTTTGAGCATTCATCTGATGCCGGTATTCGGCACGCTGATGGCTGTCGGCCTGCTGGGTGAAACCCTGTATGCCTACCATTTGCTCGGCATCGGTGCCATTTTCGCCGGCATCCTGCTCAGCAGCCGGACAGCACCGTAA